The proteins below come from a single Iocasia fonsfrigidae genomic window:
- a CDS encoding molybdopterin biosynthesis protein: MTRNIYLNNVSVEEAKKKWYSALELKRATEKIDIRDALDRITAEPIVAKVSAPHYHASAMDGIAVKAEKTAGASEKNPIKLEKDKDYQMIDTGDPIPEVFNAVIMIEDVNRISEEIVEIEKGATPWQHVRTVGESLVKGELILPANHQISPYDIGLVLDGGVIEVKVYSQPQVQIIPTGTELVEPGASLKPGNIIEFNSQVLAKLVQKWGGKAVRKKIIPDNYQEIKAEVSRAVAEMDLVVVTAGSSAGSEDYTAQILAELGEVFVHGVSMKPGGPVILARIGNTPVIGVPGYPVAAALTFRLFARSVIYKLAGKVEEEEDRKVKAKIVSKVLSSLGFREFLRVKLSELDGEVVATPLARSSGVMGSLVEADGLVAISEFSEGLNSKEEVEVELLKDRVRAEKTLLSAGSNDLTLDILKDELAGTGFDFITKSTGSLGGLTALKRRETHLAGTHLLDPETGEYNFSYLKNLFKNREIMLVNLVYREQGLMFRKDNSKKIQGFEDLAKEDLLFINRQRGAGTRVLLDYMLKEKGINPEQINGYDRIEYTHMTLAAAIASGGADTGLGILAAAQAFDLDFIPIAKERYDLAIPREYWEDERIQVLLKVLRSDEFKERVNKLSGYDTSKTGQVIKHE, translated from the coding sequence ATGACCAGAAATATATATTTAAATAATGTATCTGTAGAGGAAGCAAAAAAGAAATGGTATTCTGCATTAGAGTTAAAGAGGGCAACGGAAAAGATAGATATTAGAGATGCTTTAGATAGAATAACAGCTGAACCGATAGTAGCTAAGGTTTCTGCTCCTCATTACCATGCTTCGGCCATGGATGGAATTGCTGTTAAAGCTGAAAAGACAGCAGGAGCATCAGAGAAAAACCCGATTAAGTTAGAAAAGGATAAAGATTATCAAATGATCGATACAGGAGATCCCATTCCTGAAGTGTTTAATGCTGTAATTATGATTGAAGATGTAAATAGAATCAGTGAAGAGATAGTTGAAATTGAAAAAGGAGCTACTCCCTGGCAGCATGTACGAACAGTAGGAGAAAGCTTAGTGAAAGGAGAGTTAATTTTACCTGCTAATCATCAAATATCTCCCTATGATATTGGATTAGTATTAGACGGAGGAGTTATTGAAGTTAAGGTTTATAGTCAGCCTCAAGTTCAGATTATTCCCACTGGTACTGAGTTGGTTGAACCAGGTGCTTCTTTAAAGCCCGGTAATATTATTGAATTTAATTCTCAGGTTTTAGCTAAACTTGTGCAAAAATGGGGTGGAAAAGCTGTCAGGAAGAAAATTATTCCTGATAATTATCAGGAAATTAAAGCAGAAGTCAGTAGAGCAGTAGCTGAGATGGATTTAGTAGTAGTTACAGCTGGTTCTTCTGCTGGAAGTGAGGATTATACAGCACAAATTCTAGCTGAATTAGGTGAAGTATTTGTCCATGGAGTTAGTATGAAGCCAGGTGGACCGGTTATTTTAGCCAGGATAGGTAATACACCTGTAATTGGAGTACCAGGTTATCCTGTAGCAGCAGCTTTGACTTTTAGATTATTTGCCCGGTCAGTGATTTATAAGTTAGCAGGAAAAGTAGAAGAAGAAGAAGATAGAAAAGTAAAAGCTAAAATAGTTAGTAAGGTTCTTTCCAGTTTAGGGTTTAGAGAGTTTTTAAGGGTTAAATTGTCTGAGCTAGATGGTGAAGTTGTTGCCACTCCGTTAGCTAGATCATCAGGGGTAATGGGCTCATTAGTAGAAGCTGATGGTTTAGTGGCTATTTCTGAGTTTAGTGAGGGATTAAATAGTAAGGAAGAGGTAGAGGTAGAATTATTAAAGGATAGAGTTAGAGCAGAAAAAACTTTACTAAGTGCTGGAAGTAATGATTTAACTCTGGATATATTAAAAGATGAATTGGCGGGAACAGGCTTTGATTTTATAACAAAATCTACAGGCAGTTTAGGAGGATTAACAGCCTTAAAAAGAAGAGAGACTCATCTGGCAGGGACTCATTTACTTGATCCAGAAACAGGGGAATATAATTTTTCTTATCTGAAGAATTTATTTAAAAATAGAGAGATTATGCTGGTTAATCTAGTTTACCGGGAACAGGGATTAATGTTTAGAAAGGATAATTCTAAAAAGATTCAGGGTTTTGAAGATCTGGCTAAAGAAGACCTGTTATTTATTAATCGTCAGCGTGGGGCAGGTACCAGAGTATTACTGGATTATATGTTAAAGGAGAAAGGCATTAATCCAGAACAGATTAATGGCTATGATCGGATAGAGTATACTCATATGACTTTAGCAGCAGCTATAGCCAGTGGAGGAGCAGATACTGGACTGGGAATTTTAGCGGCAGCCCAGGCTTTTGACCTTGATTTTATTCCTATAGCAAAAGAGAGATATGACCTGGCAATACCTAGAGAGTATTGGGAGGATGAGAGGATTCAGGTATTGTTAAAGGTGCTTCGCAGTGATGAGTTTAAGGAGAGGGTTAATAAATTATCTGGGTATGATACTTCTAAGACGGGTCAGGTGATAAAACATGAGTAA
- the moaA gene encoding GTP 3',8-cyclase MoaA, producing the protein MSKLIDTCGRKIDYLRISVTDRCNLRCYYCMPPEGVEFKDHIEILRYEEIIKVVKTGVKLGIKKIRLTGGEPLVRPQIVKLVRMLNKIPEIEDISLTTNGILLEKYAEGLLAAGLDRVNISLDTLQADKFKKITGFDNHHQVISGIETALKLGLKPVKINVVLMKGINDNEVFDFINLTKEASLHVRFIEFMPAGNNSAKQDDRYLGIDELKERISRKEKLLPIRFSQGNGPAAYYKVPGFLGTIGFITPISNHFCSSCNRLRLTATGQLRPCLTSDQEYDLKGILRDSKDTSKLKEVFIKAIKRKPEEHQMYQADCFSKNMSQIGG; encoded by the coding sequence ATGAGTAAACTTATAGATACCTGTGGTCGTAAGATAGATTATTTAAGGATTTCTGTAACCGATAGATGTAATTTGCGCTGTTATTATTGTATGCCTCCTGAAGGGGTTGAATTTAAAGATCATATTGAAATATTGAGATATGAAGAGATAATTAAAGTAGTGAAAACAGGAGTAAAGCTGGGGATAAAAAAAATTAGATTGACAGGGGGAGAGCCTCTGGTAAGGCCCCAGATTGTTAAACTGGTTAGAATGTTAAATAAGATACCAGAGATTGAAGATATATCTTTAACGACAAATGGAATTTTATTGGAGAAATATGCAGAGGGATTATTAGCTGCTGGTCTGGATAGGGTAAATATTAGTTTAGATACTTTACAGGCTGATAAATTTAAAAAAATTACAGGATTTGATAACCATCACCAGGTTATCTCTGGGATTGAAACTGCCTTAAAACTAGGATTAAAACCAGTTAAAATCAATGTAGTTTTAATGAAAGGTATTAATGATAATGAGGTATTTGATTTTATTAATTTAACTAAAGAAGCTTCATTGCATGTTAGATTTATTGAATTTATGCCTGCTGGTAATAATAGTGCTAAACAGGATGATAGATATTTAGGAATTGATGAATTGAAGGAAAGAATCAGCAGAAAAGAAAAGCTATTACCCATTAGATTTAGCCAGGGAAATGGACCAGCAGCTTATTATAAAGTACCAGGGTTTTTAGGTACCATTGGGTTTATTACCCCGATCAGTAATCATTTTTGTAGTAGTTGTAACCGTCTAAGATTGACAGCAACCGGACAGTTACGACCCTGTTTAACTAGTGACCAGGAGTATGATTTGAAGGGCATCTTAAGAGATAGTAAAGATACCAGCAAGTTAAAAGAGGTCTTTATTAAGGCTATTAAAAGAAAACCAGAAGAGCATCAAATGTATCAAGCAGATTGTTTTAGCAAGAATATGTCACAGATAGGAGGGTAA